The genomic segment TGAGGCGTTTCCCTGCGGGTCGAGGTCGATCACCAGGACCCGCGCGCCGTGCAGAGCGAGCGATGCGGCGAGGTTGACCGTGGTGGTGGTCTTGCCCACCCCACCCTTCTGGTTGGCCACCACCATGACCCGGGTCTGCTCGGGGCGCGGCAGACCATCACCGGCGCGTCCCAGAGCTTCGACGGCAAGTTGAGCGGCGCGGCCGATGGGGGCGCCGTCCAGGGAGGGCGGGGTTTCACGTGAAACATCAACCCCCGGTGGTGGGGTGTCGGAGGTCACCCCCCGAGAGGGCTCAGCGGCACGGGGACCGGGGACCGGATCGGTCATCGGTCCCGCGATATTGGCGTCGGACCGCAAGGATTCACTCTCCTCGACTTCTGGCTCGCGATAGACAGAGCCTGCCATGCTTTCGGGGTTATGAACCAGCGAGGTCCGTTCTCCTGTGGATGAATCCGCCTCGGACGACCCCTCTGTGGAAAACCGGGCCCCCCGCCGGGGTGAGTCCGACGGTGGGTCGGTTGCCGCTTTCTCGGGCGCGGCGTGGTGGCGGGGCACGGCGGCCCGGCCGCGACTAATGATTCCATGCAACAGGGAGCGACGTTTCACGTGAAACACGATGCATGCGCCCGGGTTCACCGGACGCCACGACACTCCGATTTGGGTGTTTTTGACAGCTTGTATGGAGCAATGGCGGTTTCAGCGCCGCCTTCGCGTACTCCGTGAGGGCCTGGCAACCCGCGCGGCCTTGGCCCGCTTGGCAGCGAAGCGGACACCGCCGGGGCTCTCACCGACCTCGACCCGCACCACCGTGGAGAGGGGCTCCACCACGCCCCCTCCGACATGGAGGACGGAGGTCCGGACGACACCGAGTTTGCTCAGCGCCGCCCTGGCCCCCTTGAGTTCCTCCTCCGCCGTGTCCCCCTTCAAGGCCAGCATTTCACCGTACGGCCGCAGCAGGGGAACGCCCCATCCCGCCAACCGGTCCAGCGGTGCCACGGCCCGCGCCGTCACCACGTGCACGGGTGGCAGGGAGCCCAGCACCTCCTCGGCCCGCCCGCGCACCACCGTGACGTGGTCGAGGCCCAGGAGTTCCACCACCTCCTGCAGGAAAGTGGTCCGCCGCAACAGCGGTTCCAGCAGTGTGATCCGCAGATCCGGACGGACGAGCGCCAGCGGGATGCCCGGCAGCCCTGCCCCGGAACCCACGTCACAGACCGTCACACCCTCGGGTACGGCCTCGGAGAGCACCGCGCAGTTCAGCAGATGCCGTTCCCAGAGCCGGGGTACTTCCCGGGGACCGATCAACCCGCGGCGCACCCCCGCGTCCGCGAGTAGTTCGGCGTAGCGGACCGCTTCCGGGAGGCGCTCGCCGAACACCGTCCGTGCGGCGGGAGGTGCCGGGGGAAGCTCTGCTGCCTCGGTCACGGGACCGTCCTTCCTCGGGTTTCCGGGGCACCGCTGCCCGGACCTACGACGCCCGGCGGGACGCCGGCTTGCAAGGCTCACAAAGTACGGCCCCGCCTGCGAACAGGCGGGGCCGGGGGACACATCCGCGTGCGGTCAGACCGGAAGAACGACGACGCAGCGCTGGGGTTCCTCGCCCTCCGACTCACTGCGGAGGCCCGCGGCGGCGACGGCGTCGTGAACGACCTTGCGCTCGAACGGGGTCATCGGGTTCAGCTTGACCGGTTCTCCGCTGCCCTTCGCCTCTTCCGCGGCCCGCGCGCCCAGCTCCGCGAGCTCCTCGCGCTTGCGGGCGCGGAACCCGGCGATGTCCAGCATCAGCCGGCTGCGGTCACCGGTCTCGCGGTGCACGGCGAGGCGTGTCAGCTCCTGGAGCGCCTCCAGCACCTCGCCGTCACGCCCGACCAGTTTCTGCAGATCACGGCTGGTCGAGTCACTGATGATCGACACCGCTGCCCGGTCACCCTCGACGTCCATGTCGATGTCGCCATCGAGGTCGGCGATGTCCAGCAGACCTTCGAGATAGTCGGCCGCGATATCACCCTCCTGCTCCAGGCGGGTCAGGGTGTCGGCGCCGTCGGTGGCGGTGGTGCCCTCCGTCACTGGGTGGCTCCTCACTTCTTGGTCGGGTGCTTGGGCCGCTGCCGGCCCTTGCGCTGTCCGGACTTGGTGGTGCGGGAGGCGGACGCGCCCCCGGACTGCTTCTGCTGGTCGCCCTGAGCCGGCTTCTTCTCCAGCGAGGGCTTCTCCTGGGCCTTCTCGCCACCCGCCGGCTGCTTGCCCGTACCCGGCCTGGCGGGTCCCTGGGGAGTGGCCGCCTGGCGCTTCGCCTTGGGCTGCCGCTTCGGCTGCTGCCGCTTGGCCCGCGCCTCCTCGACCGCCCGCTTGGCCTCGACCTGGGCCGGGTCCTCCTTGAGCTTGCCCTTGGCGCGGAGCTTCTCCTGG from the Streptomyces xinghaiensis S187 genome contains:
- the rsmG gene encoding 16S rRNA (guanine(527)-N(7))-methyltransferase RsmG, translated to MTEAAELPPAPPAARTVFGERLPEAVRYAELLADAGVRRGLIGPREVPRLWERHLLNCAVLSEAVPEGVTVCDVGSGAGLPGIPLALVRPDLRITLLEPLLRRTTFLQEVVELLGLDHVTVVRGRAEEVLGSLPPVHVVTARAVAPLDRLAGWGVPLLRPYGEMLALKGDTAEEELKGARAALSKLGVVRTSVLHVGGGVVEPLSTVVRVEVGESPGGVRFAAKRAKAARVARPSRSTRRRR
- a CDS encoding protein jag; this encodes MTEGTTATDGADTLTRLEQEGDIAADYLEGLLDIADLDGDIDMDVEGDRAAVSIISDSTSRDLQKLVGRDGEVLEALQELTRLAVHRETGDRSRLMLDIAGFRARKREELAELGARAAEEAKGSGEPVKLNPMTPFERKVVHDAVAAAGLRSESEGEEPQRCVVVLPV